TAATTATTTAATGTTTTTATCTCTTCGCTGTTTACAAGTGAAACGCTTACCTGAGATGGCTTTTTGAAATTTTCATATTCCAATGTTTTGTTTATTGCAAGCTGTATCTTGTTATAAGTTTCTTCGCTTACATCTTTTCCGCTTCTGTTGTCAAATAGTACTTCGGTTTCTATCATGTTTATTGTTACCTCTTTTGTTACTTTGTTGTGTTGATACTTTTTTCCTGTTCGGGGTACTGCACTCTTTCGTGATATACTCCTGTTAATACTCTGAAAAATGTCTTCTTTATTACATCGATGTCTTTCATTTTAAGTGGTGAATTGTCAAGCTGGTGGGCTGCTATTTTACTGCTTACTATCTTATCTATCATAGCCCTTATGGCTTCTTTATTTCCTGTATCAAGGCTCTTGACTGCCGCTTCGACTCCGTCTGCCAGTAATACGACTGATGTTTCTATCGTCGTTGGCTTTGGACCGTCGTATGAATAAGTTTTTATATCCGGTTCGACACCTCTGCTTTTTTCTTTATAGTAGAAAAATTGTATAAGCGCATCTCCGTGATGAGTTTTTATAAAATCGATTATTTCTCTCGGAAGTCTGTATTTATTTGCCAGATAAACTCCGTCGCTTACATGATTTTTTATTATCCTGACTGATACGTTCGGGTCGAGATGGTCATGAGGATTATTCCCATGCTGTTGGTTTTCGCTGAAAAATAGCGGTTTTTCGCATTTTCCAATATCGTGATAATATGCCCCGACTCTAGCCAAAAGTCCGTTTGCACCTATTTCGCTGCATGCTTCCTGTGCAAGGTTACCTACAAGCAAACAGTGATGATAAGTTCCCGGTGCACCGGTTATAAGTTTTCTCATGAGCTCGTTTGTCGGGCTTGATAATTCAAGAAGTTTGAATGGTGTAAGTATATTGAATATATATTCCCCAAATAACATCATACCCATTGAAACTACGCCGGACAGTATCCCGTTTATACCCGCATACATTATGTTATATACCATACTCATTCCGAGAGTATTCCTTAGTATGCTGTATATAAGTACTATTATCATATTAGCCGCACTTACTATTATTGCAGCTTTGTATATCTTACTTCTTTCCTGGACTCTTTGCATATATAATATTCCCACGAATCCTGATAACAGTAGGAATACTATGGCTTCGGTGTTGATATCCAGTGCTACGGATAGGAATAAAACCATAAATACGTTTGTGTTGATAGCTATTCTAGGACTTAAAAGTATACATAAAGTCATACTCATAATTGACACAGGTATCAAATATATATTAAATAAGCTGGCTAACTGAGCGAGTACAATCATAAGAAGGAACTGACATGATATCAATGCCAACATTTTATTATTGTAGAATATGTCTTTGTGAAAAGTCCTTAAATATAAAATGTATACCAACATCAGGAACAGAAGCATTGCCGCGATACCAATTATGCTGTTATAGTCGTCAAAGATACCGCTTCTTATCAGTGAACCTTCTTTTAGTACATTGATTTGATTTTGGGTTATGATATCTCCTTTTTTGATAATAACTTCGCCCGGTTCATAAGTAATATCTTCAACCGCATTTTTTGCGTTTAACTTAGCTTGGTTCGTAGCATCTTCGTTTA
This region of Anaerofustis stercorihominis DSM 17244 genomic DNA includes:
- a CDS encoding HD family phosphohydrolase, with product MKHTKQKNKETNISIFFENMKTNRKVKLSIAIIFFILAFILTFISSIPQRYDLEVGQVASEDIIAPRKIVNTSLTNSLKDQAVSQTPNVYDYIPGTKESVEANLNKLFKEITNIKEKDLTDENIKIYNSKSGIDLTKETYQALIKQDMASVKSIQKDILSLLDNLYKDEVISDSMNTYYKKINKHYTASSFNHEVSEALKEVVKNSLKANMVLNEDATNQAKLNAKNAVEDITYEPGEVIIKKGDIITQNQINVLKEGSLIRSGIFDDYNSIIGIAAMLLFLMLVYILYLRTFHKDIFYNNKMLALISCQFLLMIVLAQLASLFNIYLIPVSIMSMTLCILLSPRIAINTNVFMVLFLSVALDINTEAIVFLLLSGFVGILYMQRVQERSKIYKAAIIVSAANMIIVLIYSILRNTLGMSMVYNIMYAGINGILSGVVSMGMMLFGEYIFNILTPFKLLELSSPTNELMRKLITGAPGTYHHCLLVGNLAQEACSEIGANGLLARVGAYYHDIGKCEKPLFFSENQQHGNNPHDHLDPNVSVRIIKNHVSDGVYLANKYRLPREIIDFIKTHHGDALIQFFYYKEKSRGVEPDIKTYSYDGPKPTTIETSVVLLADGVEAAVKSLDTGNKEAIRAMIDKIVSSKIAAHQLDNSPLKMKDIDVIKKTFFRVLTGVYHERVQYPEQEKSINTTK